AAATAGATGTTGGGTTTTATTTTAGTTTTCCTTTAGGGGTCTTCGTAACTTTCCACGTCTATTATTGATGTAATTAGTCCCTCCTTCTTCATATTTAGTAATGTCCTTACTAGGTGCGTCCTAAGTATCTTTGCTCCACAATACGTGCAATACGGCTTTCCATTGATCAAAACAGTTACCTTAACCGAACCACATGCACTGCACTTAAGCATTGTTATTGATTGATAACCAATCAATATTAGGTTTACGCCACCGCAAAAAATAATATTTATGAAATACTATGTACCCTTTATTTATAAGTTTCGTGGTTTTGACTTTCACTTTAACTGAAGCAAATGGTTTAAAATGGGTAGGGCCCATGGTGTTAATTGTATAGTGTTGGTACAATGAATAGCCATAGTGCTGAAGTTTCTGTATCTGTCAAGGAGTTAGATGATGTTTATAAGTTACTTCATCCTATAATTCAATCGGCACTTGTTGAGAGGGGTTTCCTAAGGGCTACGGAGCCCCAGAAATCGGCTATTCCAAGGATACTTAATGGTCGTAATGTACTAATAATAGCACCAACAGGTAGTGGTAAGACGGAGGCCGCGGTACTGCCCGTACTCTCAATGTTTAGGTGGGGTATGGATAAGGGCGAATTTATTGATAAGGGTATATACATACTCTACGTTACGCCACTTAGGGCGTTAAATAGGGACCTGCTTGATAGGCTTGTTTGGTGGGGTGAGAAAATCGGTGTTAAGGTTGGTGTTAGGCATGGGGATACTGATCAGAGTGATAGGGTTAAGCAAAGTAGGGATCCGCCGCAGATGCTCATAACAACTCCCGAAACACTCCAAGCAATTCTAGCTGGTAAGAGGTTGAGGGAGCATTTAACAAAGCTTAAGTGGATAATAGTGGATGAAATTCATGAGTTTGCCGAGGATAAGAGAGGCACACAACTGGCCTTAACCCTTGAGAGGATTAAGTGGTTGATTGGTAGGAAGCCTCAGATAATTGGTTTGTCAGCAACAGTTGGCAGTCCTGAGGAGGTTGCAAAATTCCTCGTCGGTAATGACGATGAGTGTGACATAGTACAGTCAAGTATTGTTAGGGAGATGCAGCTGGATGTGGTTCGTCCAGAAACTACGAGTGAGGATGAGGAGGTAGCTAAGAACGTTTATTTATACCCAGATGCAATCGCAAGACTTAGGCTCATTAGGGACTTAGTGAGTAAGAATGGCGCTACAATAGTTTTTGTGAATACACGATCAATGGCCGAGCTATTAATGTATAGATTTGCCATGCTTGGTTATGATTCCGTAGGTATACACCATAGTTCCTTGTCTAAGGTTTCGAGAATAACCACGGAGAGGGCCTTTAAGGACGGTAAGTTGAAGGCCGTAATAGCCACGTCGAGTCTTGAGCTTGGTATTGATATTGGTCGTGTGGATTTCGTAATCCAATACTTATCGCCTCACCAAGTGGTTAGGCTTGTTCAGAGGATTGGTAGGAGCGGTCATAGGCTTGATAAGGTACCAAGGGGTGTTGTAATAACTGAGGATCTAAATGATACGCTTGAGGCTGTGGCAATAATTAATAGGGCTAAGTCTGGGCTTCTTGAGGCTACGCAAATACCTGATAAGCCCTATGACGTGCTTGTTCATCAAATAGTTAGCCTATTAATGATTAAGAATAGGTGGCCCATTGATGAACTCTATGATTTAATAAGTAGGGCTTACCCATACAGGAAGTTATCAGTTGAGGAGCTTAAGGGTGTATTGAGGTTCATGAGTGAGGTCCTCAACCCAAGGCTTGCATACTTCATTGAGGATGAGGGAGTCGTACTTAAGCCAAGTGGTTTCAGGGCTAGGAGGGAAATGTATAGATATTTCTTTAGCCAAATGTCCATGATACCTGACGAGAAGCATTACCTGGTGATTAACCAAGCCAATGAGGAACCCATTGGAGTACTTGATGAGGCTTTTGTGGCTGAGTATGGGGAGCCCGGCGTAAAATTCGTGTTTAGAGGTGGTGTTTGGGTTTTGCAGAAAATTGTTGGTGAAACTATCTATGTAGCCCCTGCTAAGGATACTGTTGGTGCGATACCATCGTGGGTTGGTGAGGAGATTCCAGTACCCTTTGAGGTCGCGCAGGATGTTGGTAGTATTAAGGAGGAGATAAGTAATTACATTACTAAGGTTGGTCCTGAAGCGACCAGTGAGGTCTTCGCAACGAAGCTAGGCATTTCTAGGGATACTATTAAGTATGTTATTGATAGGGTCATGGAGCATCTTGAAAGTGGTGTTCCAATGCCATCGCATAGGCTCATTCTTCTTGAGCGTGTTGGTGATTTAATAATATTGTATACGCATGGTGGTACGTTAGTTAACAGGACAATAGCCAGAATACTTGGTGAGGTACTTACTGAGAGACTTGGTTATCCAGTTGGTGTTCAGCAGGATGCCTATGCCGTTATCCTACAATTGCCAAGGCCTGGTATTGACACAACACTAATTGTACACACAATAATGGATATAGCTAACATGGATGATA
This is a stretch of genomic DNA from Vulcanisaeta moutnovskia 768-28. It encodes these proteins:
- a CDS encoding TFIIB-type zinc finger domain-containing protein, which encodes MIGYQSITMLKCSACGSVKVTVLINGKPYCTYCGAKILRTHLVRTLLNMKKEGLITSIIDVESYEDP
- a CDS encoding DEAD/DEAH box helicase — protein: MNSHSAEVSVSVKELDDVYKLLHPIIQSALVERGFLRATEPQKSAIPRILNGRNVLIIAPTGSGKTEAAVLPVLSMFRWGMDKGEFIDKGIYILYVTPLRALNRDLLDRLVWWGEKIGVKVGVRHGDTDQSDRVKQSRDPPQMLITTPETLQAILAGKRLREHLTKLKWIIVDEIHEFAEDKRGTQLALTLERIKWLIGRKPQIIGLSATVGSPEEVAKFLVGNDDECDIVQSSIVREMQLDVVRPETTSEDEEVAKNVYLYPDAIARLRLIRDLVSKNGATIVFVNTRSMAELLMYRFAMLGYDSVGIHHSSLSKVSRITTERAFKDGKLKAVIATSSLELGIDIGRVDFVIQYLSPHQVVRLVQRIGRSGHRLDKVPRGVVITEDLNDTLEAVAIINRAKSGLLEATQIPDKPYDVLVHQIVSLLMIKNRWPIDELYDLISRAYPYRKLSVEELKGVLRFMSEVLNPRLAYFIEDEGVVLKPSGFRARREMYRYFFSQMSMIPDEKHYLVINQANEEPIGVLDEAFVAEYGEPGVKFVFRGGVWVLQKIVGETIYVAPAKDTVGAIPSWVGEEIPVPFEVAQDVGSIKEEISNYITKVGPEATSEVFATKLGISRDTIKYVIDRVMEHLESGVPMPSHRLILLERVGDLIILYTHGGTLVNRTIARILGEVLTERLGYPVGVQQDAYAVILQLPRPGIDTTLIVHTIMDIANMDDKVFIDYAMRAITRTGIFKRKFVHVARRFNVIRKDRELSDLAITNLVELYRGSPVFTETLKEVLTRDFDLDNTYLFLKSLANGERKLITMERSEFSPMSREIVDKISHRLEVMAPERLDKLVRESVKARLLNESMTLVCLNCGWVGSARNKDLPEKPKCPRCGSERLGALKIDEEKIRQIVERWREGRAKSDDNELIQYIGKTAELVSKHGKLAVLALSSRVRIDDIEEFLPKINDVDKLVLVIHELEKRELRRRFME